A genome region from Bacillaceae bacterium IKA-2 includes the following:
- the fliJ gene encoding flagellar export protein FliJ, producing MSFQFSLQKILEIREDDKIKAEKEFTQATKQFEDVATKLFEQLKKKEQYENEYYKRIETGIHIFEIQHSHTLLNQMQLQIDRQQNFTQKARDNMNRKQEVLVVKSIEQKKYEKMKQIKREKYIEETKHQENLLMDEISVQQFMRKLN from the coding sequence ATGTCATTTCAGTTTTCCTTGCAAAAAATTTTAGAAATAAGAGAAGATGATAAAATTAAAGCAGAAAAAGAATTTACACAAGCAACTAAACAATTTGAAGATGTAGCAACTAAGTTATTTGAGCAGTTGAAAAAAAAAGAGCAATATGAAAATGAGTATTATAAACGGATCGAAACAGGAATTCATATTTTTGAAATTCAACATTCACATACACTTTTAAACCAAATGCAATTACAAATCGACAGACAGCAAAATTTCACACAAAAAGCACGAGATAACATGAACAGAAAACAAGAAGTATTAGTGGTGAAATCGATCGAACAAAAAAAATATGAAAAGATGAAACAAATAAAGCGGGAAAAGTATATCGAAGAAACTAAACATCAAGAAAACCTCTTAATGGATGAAATTTCCGTTCAACAGTTTATGAGAAAGTTAAATTAG
- the fliG gene encoding flagellar motor switch protein FliG produces the protein MASRKKELSGKEKAAILLISLGPDVSAQVYKHLNEEEIDKLTLEIASVRRVDTYTKEDIIEQFHQLAMAQDYITQGGIAYAKNVLEKALGDQQAMEIINRLTSTLQVKPFDFAKKADAAQILNFIQNEHPQTIALILSYLESVQAGLILSELPQEMQADIAKRIALMDSTSPEIINEVENILERKLSATVTQDYTKAGGIAAVVEVLNSVDRSTERTILDALEIQDPELAEEIKKRMFVFEDIVTLDNRSIQRVIRDIENEDLQLALKVANDEVKDVVFTNMSQRMVETFKDEMEFMGPVRLRDVEEAQSRIVAVIRRLEEAGEIVIARGGGDDIIV, from the coding sequence ATGGCTAGCAGAAAAAAAGAATTATCAGGAAAAGAAAAAGCCGCAATTCTTCTTATCTCCTTAGGTCCAGATGTTTCAGCGCAAGTATATAAACATTTAAATGAGGAAGAAATTGATAAATTAACACTTGAGATTGCTAGCGTTCGTCGAGTAGATACATATACGAAAGAGGACATTATCGAGCAGTTTCACCAACTAGCAATGGCACAAGACTATATCACACAAGGTGGTATTGCTTATGCAAAAAATGTTTTAGAGAAAGCACTTGGTGACCAGCAAGCGATGGAAATTATCAATCGGCTGACATCTACTTTGCAGGTTAAGCCATTTGACTTTGCTAAAAAAGCTGATGCAGCACAAATTTTGAATTTTATTCAAAATGAGCATCCGCAAACAATCGCGTTAATATTATCTTATTTAGAGTCTGTGCAGGCAGGTCTAATTTTGTCTGAGCTTCCACAGGAAATGCAGGCAGATATTGCGAAACGAATTGCATTAATGGACAGTACATCTCCAGAAATAATTAATGAAGTGGAAAATATTTTGGAACGAAAACTTTCCGCTACAGTCACTCAAGACTATACGAAGGCTGGTGGCATTGCAGCTGTTGTTGAAGTATTGAATAGTGTTGATAGGAGTACGGAGCGAACGATTTTAGACGCTCTTGAAATTCAAGACCCTGAGCTTGCCGAAGAAATTAAAAAGCGAATGTTTGTATTTGAAGACATTGTTACTCTAGATAACCGGTCAATTCAACGAGTTATTAGAGATATTGAAAATGAGGACTTACAACTCGCCCTTAAGGTTGCCAATGACGAAGTAAAGGATGTTGTCTTTACAAACATGTCACAGCGTATGGTGGAGACATTTAAAGATGAAATGGAATTTATGGGACCTGTCCGCTTACGAGATGTTGAAGAAGCCCAATCAAGAATCGTTGCAGTAATTCGCCGTTTAGAAGAAGCTGGTGAGATCGTCATCGCTCGTGGCGGAGGAGATGATATTATTGTCTAG
- the fliH gene encoding flagellar assembly protein FliH yields the protein MIKSFYANNFEKEQKTISLKKVIQEHLTGEELMFGKGKSSIEPRVVIAEDKLQTAIEEADKIKRAASDEYDRFQAKMDEEISDSQQVAEKLYKQAQENGYNEGFQQGLQQGQKEYETLIQDAMNVVTASKNDYIQHLEEAEPIIVELALKVAEKIIADKVAEKSDNWISLVKEVINEVREQSHVKLYIHPNWYDSTLSHKEELRLLLPNCENLYIYPDVHLKENGCTIETPYGKIDASVDSQLTEIKHTLLEKLKEFDGYEGS from the coding sequence GTGATCAAATCTTTTTATGCTAACAACTTTGAAAAGGAACAAAAGACAATTTCCTTAAAGAAAGTAATTCAAGAGCATCTGACTGGTGAAGAACTTATGTTTGGTAAAGGGAAATCTAGTATTGAACCTAGGGTCGTAATAGCAGAGGATAAGCTACAAACAGCAATTGAAGAAGCTGATAAAATAAAAAGAGCAGCAAGTGATGAATACGACCGGTTTCAAGCAAAGATGGATGAGGAAATCTCGGATAGTCAACAGGTCGCAGAGAAATTATATAAACAGGCCCAAGAGAACGGTTATAATGAAGGTTTTCAGCAGGGGCTTCAACAAGGACAAAAAGAATATGAAACATTAATTCAAGACGCTATGAATGTTGTTACTGCATCAAAAAATGATTATATTCAACATTTAGAAGAAGCCGAACCAATCATCGTTGAACTAGCCTTAAAAGTAGCTGAAAAAATTATCGCTGATAAAGTAGCTGAGAAATCCGATAACTGGATTTCTCTTGTTAAAGAAGTGATTAATGAAGTGAGAGAACAATCACATGTAAAGTTGTATATTCATCCTAATTGGTATGATTCAACGTTATCACATAAAGAAGAACTGCGACTATTGCTCCCAAATTGTGAAAATTTATACATATATCCAGACGTCCACCTCAAAGAAAATGGCTGCACAATTGAAACGCCATATGGAAAGATAGATGCATCAGTAGATAGTCAGTTAACAGAAATTAAGCATACTTTACTGGAAAAACTTAAGGAGTTTGATGGTTATGAAGGTAGCTAA
- the flgD gene encoding flagellar hook assembly protein FlgD, with translation MINSINQSMYLSERQPERKTDQNILGQDSFLKILITQLQNQDPSNPMEDKEFISQMANFSSLEQMTQMNKTLTSFIDMQKDSHFLSHSQLIDKEIRWEQTVSDMEGETKILEVESLVKAVSFQNGKTKLVLDSGEMIDTIQVIHIGRTSEKK, from the coding sequence ATGATAAATTCAATCAATCAAAGCATGTACCTTTCAGAACGACAACCCGAAAGAAAAACGGACCAGAATATACTAGGCCAGGATTCGTTTTTGAAAATATTAATAACACAATTACAAAATCAAGATCCATCAAATCCGATGGAAGATAAAGAGTTTATTTCACAAATGGCAAACTTCTCTTCTTTAGAGCAAATGACACAAATGAACAAAACGTTAACTAGTTTTATAGATATGCAAAAAGATAGTCATTTTCTTTCTCATAGTCAGTTAATAGACAAAGAAATTAGATGGGAACAAACAGTTTCAGACATGGAAGGCGAGACGAAGATCCTTGAAGTGGAGAGTCTTGTAAAAGCAGTAAGCTTTCAAAATGGTAAAACGAAGCTGGTTTTAGATAGTGGAGAAATGATTGACACAATTCAAGTTATCCACATTGGGAGAACTAGTGAAAAGAAATAG
- a CDS encoding flagellar hook-length control protein FliK: MNGISFMQMIQSQPVTQGGISVASDSTNHQATFFQMFNASLAEKNLEVSDLLKERENKAPLDDLFSGNEELVDLEKLMSQLIDALSGRDVIFAEDVLENPLVVDFLEQLSYDLQLELQALLGGNYSLKSLLEQGGGELNNPIQLLAVMIDLAHTQTQNQVDSETKIDFNFQTQLEKLLTMLSKNEQNYLSNEKINVRDFQEIVKQLTTSLQSMTTKERQQLTEGFEAQKKSEKEAQFVLSAFSRSVVDQSAKVNQGIVLPPAQGQLNSVQQFIIHVGENRGNQPTHEQFLRQFQNILGRSSLAQFPNGVNQLTIKLYPEHLGRLDVKLTQQNGVIIAQLMTTTNAARSAIESQLHQLRQAFIAQNISVEKIEISTQQQQQSLGQSDKENQEEKNHNKSNQEQSQNQDNEDEAINFEDFLESFNVKV; encoded by the coding sequence ATGAACGGGATCAGTTTCATGCAAATGATTCAGAGCCAACCTGTTACGCAAGGCGGAATCAGCGTCGCTAGTGATTCAACGAATCATCAGGCAACATTCTTTCAGATGTTCAATGCTTCACTTGCTGAAAAAAATCTAGAAGTGTCGGATTTATTGAAGGAACGTGAGAATAAAGCGCCACTCGATGATTTGTTTTCTGGAAATGAAGAGCTTGTTGATCTCGAAAAGCTTATGAGTCAACTTATTGACGCGCTCTCGGGTAGAGATGTAATATTCGCTGAGGATGTGCTTGAAAATCCTTTGGTCGTGGATTTTCTTGAACAACTTTCTTATGATCTACAGCTTGAACTACAAGCTTTATTAGGGGGCAATTATTCTTTAAAAAGTTTGCTGGAACAAGGTGGGGGGGAGTTAAATAACCCAATTCAGTTACTTGCAGTCATGATTGATTTAGCGCACACTCAAACACAAAATCAAGTCGATTCTGAAACTAAAATTGATTTTAACTTTCAAACTCAATTAGAAAAGCTTCTGACAATGCTAAGTAAAAATGAGCAAAATTATTTGAGCAATGAAAAAATCAATGTAAGAGATTTTCAAGAGATTGTTAAACAGCTTACGACTAGCCTTCAATCAATGACAACGAAGGAGAGACAACAACTTACAGAGGGCTTTGAAGCTCAAAAGAAAAGTGAAAAAGAAGCCCAATTTGTCTTATCGGCTTTTTCTAGAAGCGTAGTAGATCAATCAGCGAAAGTAAATCAAGGTATTGTTTTACCACCTGCTCAAGGACAGCTAAACTCTGTGCAACAATTTATTATCCATGTTGGTGAAAATCGTGGAAATCAGCCTACTCATGAGCAATTTTTACGGCAATTCCAAAACATTCTTGGTAGAAGTTCTCTAGCTCAGTTTCCGAATGGTGTAAATCAACTCACAATCAAGTTATACCCAGAACACTTAGGAAGGCTTGATGTGAAGTTAACGCAGCAAAATGGTGTTATTATTGCTCAATTAATGACAACGACAAATGCCGCAAGAAGTGCGATTGAATCGCAACTTCATCAATTAAGACAAGCTTTTATCGCTCAAAATATTTCAGTAGAGAAAATTGAAATTAGCACACAACAGCAACAACAATCATTAGGTCAATCTGACAAAGAAAATCAAGAAGAAAAGAACCACAACAAGTCTAATCAAGAACAATCGCAAAATCAAGACAATGAGGACGAAGCAATAAATTTCGAGGATTTTTTAGAATCTTTTAATGTAAAGGTGTAG
- the fliI gene encoding flagellar protein export ATPase FliI, which translates to MKVANLISEIPTINSFKSYGKVTRVVGLTIESKGPQVSIGELCYIIIGKGRQRKVMAEVVGFRDETVLLMPFTTIHDISPGSLVEATKKPLQVKVGSALIGQVVDGLGQPLSGKELPKGLTPFPTDNQPPNPLARPRIHEPLSLGVRAIDSLFTVGKGQRLGIFAGSGVGKSTLMAMIAKNSAADVNVIALIGERGREVRDFIERDLGEDGLSKTVVVVATSDQPALMRIKGAMTATAIAEYYRNQGLNVTLMMDSVTRFAMAQREIGLAIGEPPTTKGYPPSVFAYLPKLLERSGTNEHGSITAFYTVLVDGDDMNEPIADAVRGILDGHLVLDRKLANKGQFPAINPLSSISRVMNDIVDPNHRSAADRLRQLLAIYTDSEDLISIGAYKRGTSKEIDEAIQAYPVIINFIKQAIEEKVTFNESVDLLLSEFSKGG; encoded by the coding sequence ATGAAGGTAGCTAATTTAATTAGTGAAATTCCTACAATTAATTCTTTTAAAAGTTACGGTAAGGTGACAAGAGTAGTTGGTCTTACGATTGAATCAAAAGGACCCCAAGTCTCTATTGGTGAACTTTGTTATATAATTATTGGCAAAGGACGACAACGTAAAGTTATGGCTGAAGTGGTTGGTTTCCGTGATGAGACTGTTCTACTCATGCCATTTACAACTATTCACGACATAAGCCCAGGAAGTCTTGTCGAAGCAACTAAAAAGCCGCTTCAAGTAAAAGTAGGTTCAGCTCTTATTGGACAGGTTGTTGATGGGCTTGGACAACCATTAAGTGGAAAAGAACTCCCTAAAGGATTAACACCATTTCCAACAGATAATCAACCTCCGAATCCACTGGCAAGACCGAGGATTCATGAACCGCTAAGCTTAGGTGTCCGGGCAATAGATAGTTTATTTACGGTTGGTAAAGGACAAAGATTGGGAATTTTTGCAGGTAGCGGTGTCGGTAAAAGTACGCTAATGGCAATGATCGCTAAAAATTCTGCTGCTGATGTCAATGTTATCGCTTTAATTGGAGAACGTGGTAGGGAAGTTCGAGATTTCATTGAAAGAGATCTTGGTGAAGATGGACTAAGTAAAACAGTGGTTGTCGTTGCAACATCTGACCAACCGGCCTTGATGAGAATTAAAGGAGCGATGACTGCCACTGCGATTGCAGAGTATTATCGTAATCAAGGCTTAAATGTTACGTTAATGATGGATTCTGTTACACGATTTGCTATGGCCCAAAGAGAAATTGGCTTAGCTATTGGAGAACCTCCAACAACAAAAGGTTATCCACCAAGTGTTTTTGCGTACTTACCAAAATTACTTGAACGCTCAGGGACAAATGAGCATGGTTCGATTACGGCCTTTTATACAGTTTTAGTTGATGGAGACGACATGAATGAACCAATCGCGGATGCTGTACGAGGGATTTTGGACGGACATTTAGTCCTCGATCGGAAGTTAGCAAACAAAGGTCAGTTCCCTGCAATAAATCCATTAAGCAGCATCAGTCGTGTTATGAATGATATTGTTGATCCTAATCATCGCTCAGCTGCAGACCGATTGCGACAATTATTAGCTATTTACACTGACTCTGAAGATTTAATTAGTATTGGTGCTTATAAACGCGGTACATCAAAAGAAATTGATGAAGCGATCCAAGCATACCCGGTTATCATAAATTTCATTAAGCAAGCTATAGAAGAAAAAGTTACATTTAATGAATCTGTTGATTTATTACTAAGTGAATTTAGTAAAGGGGGCTAA